From Campylobacter upsaliensis, the proteins below share one genomic window:
- the thiS gene encoding sulfur carrier protein ThiS: MIINGEKLDLKELKFADYVKQKGLRADLIALELNGKIVPKSEFENLILKKGDKAEIVSFVGGG; the protein is encoded by the coding sequence ATGATAATCAATGGTGAAAAATTGGATTTAAAAGAGTTGAAATTTGCGGATTATGTGAAGCAAAAAGGCTTAAGAGCGGATTTAATCGCCCTAGAGCTAAATGGTAAAATTGTGCCTAAAAGCGAATTTGAAAACTTAATCTTAAAAAAAGGCGATAAAGCCGAAATTGTGAGCTTTGTAGGAGGTGGATGA
- the thiF gene encoding thiamine biosynthesis protein ThiF has product MMRIKFNGEWVECAFKTSIDFFKSVSQNESDVWIVNGFATKEELELSENDELFCIAKNTMPPRDALDAMMRARHTPKLHDKLKLAKVAVCGLGGLGSHIAIMLARSGIGGLKLIDFDVVEPSNLNRQAYNVSDLGKFKTEALKEQISHINPYTAVEIHTLKIDENNIKELFKDTKIVCEAFDRAEAKAMLAQNFHKYFENQILICASGLAGYGESNAIQTRKIAKNFYVCGDLVNGAKVGNGLMAPRVNICAAHQANLVLELLAES; this is encoded by the coding sequence ATGATGAGGATTAAATTTAATGGCGAATGGGTAGAGTGTGCGTTTAAAACAAGCATTGATTTTTTTAAAAGTGTAAGTCAAAATGAAAGCGATGTGTGGATTGTCAATGGTTTTGCCACTAAAGAGGAGCTTGAGTTAAGCGAAAATGATGAGCTTTTTTGCATAGCAAAAAATACTATGCCTCCTCGCGATGCCTTAGATGCGATGATGAGGGCGCGTCATACCCCAAAACTTCACGATAAATTAAAACTAGCTAAAGTTGCTGTGTGTGGGCTTGGAGGGCTTGGCTCACATATAGCCATAATGTTAGCAAGAAGTGGCATAGGAGGGCTAAAACTCATCGATTTTGATGTCGTAGAGCCGAGCAATCTTAACCGACAAGCTTATAATGTGAGTGATTTAGGGAAATTTAAAACAGAGGCTTTAAAAGAGCAAATTTCGCACATTAACCCTTACACGGCGGTTGAAATTCATACTCTCAAAATCGATGAAAATAATATAAAAGAGCTTTTTAAAGATACAAAAATCGTTTGCGAGGCATTTGATAGGGCGGAGGCTAAGGCGATGTTAGCACAAAATTTTCATAAATATTTTGAAAATCAAATTTTAATCTGCGCTTCTGGACTTGCGGGCTATGGTGAAAGTAATGCCATACAAACAAGAAAGATTGCTAAAAATTTTTATGTTTGCGGGGATTTAGTCAATGGCGCAAAAGTGGGTAATGGACTTATGGCACCGCGTGTTAATATCTGTGCGGCACATCAGGCGAATTTGGTTTTAGAGCTTTTGGCGGAAAGTTAA
- the fspA gene encoding flagellum-secreted nonflagellar protein FspA — translation MQVSLKNYTPYLNLKEELSRKTPQDKTQKANEENLQELKSAKDDDKKALSKEEKAQASSQGGGGEELVDLYEKLQELLSEIAKLSAKMRNAKDEQTKDLFLKQIMVLNAQAMEVSNLIREREAESQTSI, via the coding sequence ATGCAAGTTAGTTTGAAAAATTATACGCCCTATTTGAATTTAAAAGAGGAATTAAGTCGCAAAACGCCACAGGATAAGACGCAAAAAGCAAATGAAGAAAATTTGCAAGAGCTAAAAAGTGCTAAAGATGATGATAAAAAAGCTCTTTCAAAAGAGGAAAAAGCACAAGCTTCAAGTCAAGGAGGTGGTGGCGAAGAGCTTGTTGATTTATATGAAAAATTACAAGAATTATTAAGCGAGATAGCAAAACTTAGTGCAAAAATGCGAAATGCAAAGGACGAGCAGACTAAGGATTTATTTTTAAAGCAGATTATGGTTCTAAACGCACAGGCTATGGAAGTGAGTAATCTTATACGAGAGCGTGAGGCAGAAAGTCAAACAAGCATTTAA
- a CDS encoding putative motility protein, giving the protein MISDMSNASLRTAINTSLLKKTMDTNEALMARLIDGLSSGSMQTSQAVATDSAPIKTSALDIYA; this is encoded by the coding sequence ATGATTTCAGATATGAGTAATGCTTCTTTAAGGACGGCGATTAACACTTCTTTGTTGAAAAAAACTATGGATACAAATGAAGCTTTGATGGCTAGACTTATTGATGGGTTGAGTAGCGGTTCTATGCAGACTTCACAGGCGGTGGCTACGGATTCTGCACCGATTAAAACAAGTGCTCTAGACATTTACGCTTAA
- the nhaA gene encoding Na+/H+ antiporter NhaA: MQRIKKVVLSETFPGILLIFFTFFALLCKNSALSVIYTDFFHANFTVGFDNFQISKSLDLWINDGLIAIFFLCIGLELKYEVLRGQLKNVRAVSLPIFGALGGMVVPALIFAFINFHDAFAMKGWAIPTATDIAFAVGILMLLGNKIPASLKLFLLSLAIFDDLGAIIIIALFYTDQLSTLAMLICLMCIFALFVLNYFHITHLSLYVLVGVILWIAMLKSGVHATLAGVIIALFIPLDTKGKRPYLHNVLESLNPWVVYFILPLFAFANAGIDLRDMHLAALFSPVSLGIILGLFVGKQVGVFLFSYLAIKLKLAKLPENVRYSQFYGICILTGIGFTMSLFIDSLAYKNSDIFEHTDKLAILVASFLSAIVGYIYLKLVK, from the coding sequence TTGCAAAGGATTAAAAAAGTAGTTTTAAGTGAGACTTTTCCTGGAATTTTATTGATTTTCTTTACCTTTTTTGCGCTTTTGTGTAAAAATTCAGCTTTGAGCGTGATTTATACGGATTTTTTCCACGCAAATTTTACTGTGGGCTTTGATAATTTTCAAATTTCAAAATCCTTAGATCTTTGGATTAATGACGGCTTAATTGCCATTTTCTTTCTTTGCATAGGACTTGAGCTTAAATATGAGGTTTTAAGAGGACAGCTTAAAAATGTTAGGGCGGTTTCTTTGCCTATTTTTGGTGCGCTTGGAGGTATGGTAGTTCCTGCACTTATCTTTGCTTTTATTAATTTTCACGATGCTTTTGCGATGAAAGGCTGGGCTATCCCAACTGCGACAGATATTGCCTTTGCGGTAGGAATTTTAATGCTTTTAGGAAATAAAATTCCAGCTAGTCTTAAGCTTTTCTTACTTTCTTTGGCTATTTTTGATGATTTGGGTGCGATTATTATCATTGCTTTATTTTACACAGATCAGCTTTCTACTTTAGCGATGTTAATTTGCTTGATGTGTATTTTTGCTTTATTTGTTCTTAATTATTTTCACATTACGCATTTATCGCTTTATGTTTTAGTCGGTGTGATACTTTGGATCGCTATGCTTAAAAGTGGTGTGCATGCGACTTTGGCGGGGGTAATTATAGCTTTATTTATCCCTTTAGATACTAAGGGCAAACGACCATATTTACATAATGTTTTAGAGAGTTTAAATCCTTGGGTGGTTTATTTTATTTTGCCTTTATTTGCCTTTGCAAATGCGGGCATTGATTTAAGAGATATGCACCTTGCAGCCTTATTTTCTCCTGTGAGTCTTGGTATTATTTTAGGACTTTTTGTGGGTAAGCAAGTGGGTGTGTTTTTATTTTCTTACTTGGCGATTAAATTAAAACTTGCAAAACTTCCTGAAAATGTCCGCTATTCTCAATTTTATGGCATTTGCATACTTACAGGCATAGGCTTTACGATGAGTTTATTTATCGATTCTTTAGCGTATAAAAATAGTGATATTTTCGAGCATACTGATAAGCTTGCGATTTTAGTAGCTAGTTTTTTAAGTGCCATTGTGGGCTATATTTATTTAAAGCTTGTTAAATGA
- the nhaA gene encoding Na+/H+ antiporter NhaA, whose translation MTLFERLKNFVYNEAFGGVLLIICTVFALLVQNSFLSDHYRELLNLNMGFVAGEFRLEKPFLLWVNDGLISIFFFAIGLELKKELMQGAFKEVRSIILPFAAALGGIIVPASIFALVNVGDAYTLKGWAIPTATDTAFALAILMMCGKHIPSSLKIFLLSLAIFDDVGAILIIAIFYTSKLSIVAFIVASCAILALLTLNLLGITRKSFYFICSLILWVSVLKSGVHATLAGLITAFFIPVLTKDGKPFLKEIDESLKFWLVFVILPLFAFANAGVNLANIDLKSILSGASVGIFLGLFVGKQVGVFAFSYLAIKSGLARLPEGANFKQLYGVCILTGIGFTMSLFIDGLAYEVSDIFNYADNLSILVASFCSGILGFVYLKFFARA comes from the coding sequence ATGACTTTGTTTGAGCGACTTAAGAATTTTGTTTATAATGAGGCTTTTGGTGGCGTTTTACTCATTATTTGCACGGTTTTTGCCCTACTTGTGCAAAATAGCTTTTTAAGTGATCATTATAGAGAATTGCTTAATTTAAATATGGGCTTTGTCGCGGGGGAATTTAGACTTGAAAAGCCTTTTTTACTTTGGGTTAATGATGGCTTGATTTCCATTTTTTTCTTTGCCATAGGCTTAGAGCTTAAAAAAGAATTAATGCAAGGAGCTTTCAAAGAGGTAAGAAGCATTATTTTACCATTTGCAGCGGCTTTAGGTGGGATTATCGTGCCAGCTAGCATTTTTGCCTTAGTTAATGTCGGCGATGCTTATACGCTTAAGGGCTGGGCTATCCCAACGGCTACGGATACGGCTTTTGCTTTAGCTATTTTGATGATGTGCGGAAAACATATCCCAAGTTCGCTTAAAATTTTCTTGCTTTCTTTGGCTATTTTTGATGATGTAGGAGCGATTTTAATCATCGCCATTTTTTATACTTCTAAACTATCTATTGTCGCTTTTATTGTGGCAAGTTGTGCGATTTTAGCTTTATTGACCTTAAATTTGTTGGGTATTACACGCAAATCTTTTTATTTTATTTGTTCCTTAATCCTTTGGGTGAGCGTTTTAAAAAGCGGAGTGCATGCGACTTTGGCGGGACTTATCACTGCATTTTTTATCCCTGTTTTGACAAAAGATGGTAAGCCTTTTTTAAAAGAGATTGATGAAAGTTTGAAATTTTGGCTCGTTTTTGTCATACTGCCTTTATTTGCCTTTGCAAATGCAGGTGTAAATTTGGCTAATATCGACTTAAAATCCATACTTTCCGGTGCTAGTGTGGGGATTTTCTTAGGACTTTTTGTCGGTAAGCAAGTGGGCGTTTTTGCCTTTTCTTACCTTGCGATTAAAAGTGGTTTGGCGCGTTTGCCAGAGGGAGCGAATTTTAAACAACTTTACGGCGTTTGCATACTCACAGGCATAGGCTTTACGATGAGTTTATTTATAGACGGCTTGGCTTATGAGGTGAGTGATATTTTCAATTACGCGGATAATCTTTCCATTTTAGTCGCCTCTTTTTGCTCCGGGATTTTGGGCTTTGTTTATTTGAAATTTTTTGCGAGGGCTTGA
- a CDS encoding NlpC/P60 family protein, producing the protein MKKYIFGIFIIFLLSGCSFLPQSLNFYKPSYSQNATEERLRSASRKWQKTPYVLGGTSRRGADCSGFTQTLMREFGILLPRTTKTQMASGIKVSKAKLKAGDLVFFKTGRGPNGLHVGVYLSRNEFVHLSTKGGSKIVSLNNTYWKSRYIGARRYMK; encoded by the coding sequence ATGAAAAAATATATTTTTGGAATTTTTATAATTTTTTTATTGAGTGGTTGTAGTTTTTTACCGCAAAGCTTAAATTTTTACAAGCCAAGTTATTCGCAAAACGCCACAGAAGAAAGGCTTAGAAGTGCTAGTAGGAAATGGCAAAAAACGCCTTATGTTTTAGGTGGGACGAGTAGGAGGGGAGCGGACTGCTCGGGCTTTACCCAAACTTTAATGCGTGAATTTGGTATTTTGCTACCTCGCACGACCAAGACTCAAATGGCTTCAGGGATAAAGGTTTCAAAAGCTAAGCTTAAGGCGGGCGATTTAGTTTTTTTCAAAACGGGCAGGGGACCTAATGGCTTACATGTGGGAGTTTATCTTAGTAGAAATGAATTTGTTCATCTTTCAACTAAAGGCGGAAGTAAGATTGTAAGTTTAAATAACACCTACTGGAAGTCGCGTTATATAGGTGCTAGGCGTTATATGAAATGA
- the murI gene encoding glutamate racemase, whose translation MRVGVFDSGVGGLSVLKSLYEANLFEEIIYYGDTARVPYGVKDKETIIKFCLEALEFFKSFKIDMLIIACNTASAYALETLRARADFPIYGVIEAGVRATCKNLEDKDKEILVIATKATINSRQYQINLEKEGFTRVKALATGLFVPMVEEGIFEGEFLKSAFLHYFKDVKSPDALILACTHFPLLSKALGEFFGSKTRLIHSGEAIVEFLRENSRLKFLDKRANLRFYASSDIKTLEKTAKIWLNLS comes from the coding sequence ATGAGAGTTGGAGTTTTTGATAGTGGAGTGGGAGGACTTAGCGTTTTAAAGTCCTTGTATGAGGCAAATTTGTTTGAAGAAATTATTTATTATGGTGATACGGCTAGAGTGCCTTATGGGGTGAAGGATAAAGAGACGATAATTAAGTTTTGTCTTGAGGCTTTAGAATTTTTTAAATCCTTTAAAATCGATATGCTTATCATCGCTTGTAATACTGCTAGCGCTTATGCTTTGGAGACTTTAAGAGCTAGGGCTGATTTTCCCATTTATGGTGTGATAGAAGCTGGAGTGAGGGCGACTTGTAAGAATTTAGAGGATAAAGACAAGGAAATTTTAGTCATAGCCACAAAGGCGACCATTAATTCAAGGCAGTATCAAATTAATTTAGAAAAAGAAGGCTTTACACGCGTAAAAGCCCTTGCGACAGGACTTTTTGTGCCTATGGTTGAAGAGGGCATTTTTGAGGGAGAATTTTTAAAAAGTGCTTTTTTGCATTATTTTAAAGATGTAAAAAGCCCTGACGCACTCATTTTAGCCTGCACTCATTTTCCTCTACTTAGTAAGGCTTTGGGTGAATTTTTTGGCTCTAAAACAAGACTCATACACTCAGGCGAAGCCATAGTGGAATTTTTAAGAGAAAATTCTCGTTTGAAATTTTTGGATAAAAGGGCAAATTTGCGTTTTTACGCTTCAAGTGATATTAAGACTTTGGAAAAAACTGCAAAAATTTGGCTCAATTTAAGTTAA
- the map gene encoding type I methionyl aminopeptidase, which translates to MIELRKATEIQKLREANKIVAKTLDFLEREIKAGMSLRQISEMAEEFILSSGAKPSFKNLYDFPSAICTSLNEVCIHGIADDKVLKDGDILGIDVGTLLDGYYGDAARTLAIGKISKKDEELIACAKDALYFAIDSIREGMRFKELSALLGEFITSRGFVPLQGYCGHGIGTKPHCEPEILNYLEKGSNAKSGPKIKNGMIFCIEPMICQKDGTPKHYNGRWDAGSVDGLNTAHYEHCVAIVKGRAEILSQI; encoded by the coding sequence ATGATAGAATTAAGAAAAGCAACAGAAATTCAAAAATTAAGAGAAGCAAATAAAATTGTCGCTAAGACTTTGGATTTTTTAGAAAGAGAGATTAAGGCTGGGATGAGTTTAAGGCAGATTAGTGAAATGGCTGAAGAATTCATTTTAAGTTCTGGCGCAAAGCCTTCTTTTAAGAACCTTTATGATTTTCCAAGTGCCATTTGCACTTCTTTAAATGAGGTTTGCATCCACGGTATAGCTGATGATAAAGTGCTAAAAGATGGCGATATTTTGGGGATTGATGTGGGGACATTGCTAGATGGTTATTATGGTGATGCAGCTAGAACCTTAGCCATAGGTAAAATTTCTAAAAAAGATGAAGAATTAATCGCTTGTGCGAAAGACGCATTATATTTTGCTATTGATTCTATACGAGAGGGTATGCGTTTTAAGGAACTTTCGGCACTTTTGGGAGAATTTATTACAAGTCGCGGTTTTGTTCCTTTGCAAGGATACTGCGGACACGGTATAGGCACAAAACCGCACTGTGAGCCTGAAATTCTAAATTATTTAGAAAAGGGTTCAAATGCTAAGAGCGGACCTAAAATTAAAAATGGTATGATTTTTTGCATTGAGCCTATGATTTGTCAAAAAGACGGCACACCAAAGCATTATAATGGCAGATGGGATGCGGGCAGTGTAGATGGGCTAAATACTGCCCATTATGAGCATTGCGTAGCTATTGTGAAGGGTAGGGCTGAAATTCTTTCACAAATCTAA
- a CDS encoding anion permease, which yields MSKNKIFSLLFCLAVLGVFYLTPVPVSLEANSWHFLGLFAAVILQVMPLGAICLIAIVALSGITTPQSQIRTTHIKSWQGIVMSDNANSQKIAMDKATQEAILNALLNANKIA from the coding sequence ATGAGTAAAAACAAAATTTTTAGCCTTTTGTTTTGTTTGGCTGTGTTGGGTGTTTTTTACTTAACGCCTGTTCCTGTGAGTTTGGAGGCGAATTCGTGGCATTTTTTAGGGCTTTTTGCGGCTGTGATTTTGCAAGTGATGCCTTTGGGAGCGATTTGTTTAATCGCCATCGTTGCTTTGAGTGGGATTACCACGCCGCAAAGTCAAATTAGAACCACTCACATTAAAAGTTGGCAAGGCATAGTGATGAGTGATAATGCAAATTCGCAAAAAATAGCTATGGATAAAGCGACCCAGGAAGCTATTTTAAACGCTTTGCTTAATGCTAATAAAATAGCTTGA
- a CDS encoding anion permease, with amino-acid sequence MEFSCFYLLFGLELWDFSLVLVSGVLSFDDVLKEKTAWNTLVWFSALVMMATMLGKLGVTQFLAEALGGLASSMGLGEISVMIFLSLAFLYAHYDNGTYFCDVFRVL; translated from the coding sequence TTGGAGTTTTCTTGCTTTTACTTGCTTTTTGGGCTGGAGCTTTGGGACTTTTCTTTGGTTTTGGTAAGCGGAGTATTAAGTTTTGATGATGTTTTAAAGGAAAAAACCGCTTGGAATACTTTGGTATGGTTTTCTGCCCTTGTGATGATGGCGACTATGCTGGGAAAACTTGGCGTTACGCAATTTTTAGCTGAGGCACTTGGAGGTTTGGCTTCTTCTATGGGACTTGGGGAAATTTCTGTGATGATTTTCTTATCTCTTGCATTTTTATATGCGCATTACGACAACGGCACATATTTCTGCGATGTTTTTCGTGTTTTATAG
- the mnmA gene encoding tRNA 2-thiouridine(34) synthase MnmA, translating to MKILVAMSGGVDSTVTAYKLKQAGHEVIGCYMKLHGKPGYHEENIAKVEKVAKFLQIPYHILDLQEDFKAKVYMPFINTYKEGKTPNPCALCNRFIKLGKLLEFAKNLGCEKLATGHYARLENGCIKVAVDESKDQSYFLANADKEALQYLIFPLGEMKKEDVKQFASTIEVLKSFATQKESSEICFVENTYVDVLEQFMDTKIKGEVLDSSGKVVGEHNGYMHYTIGKRRGFEVRGAHEPHFVLKINPKENQIVVGTKEELKTKEFKLENINLFIDKKAFNCEVKIRYRSKSVPCEVLVDENLNAQISLKEPVYGLASGQMAVFYEEDKVIASGFIS from the coding sequence ATGAAAATTTTAGTCGCAATGAGTGGAGGAGTTGATAGCACGGTTACAGCATATAAGCTAAAGCAGGCAGGACACGAAGTCATAGGTTGCTATATGAAGCTTCACGGAAAACCCGGATATCACGAAGAAAATATAGCTAAGGTTGAAAAGGTCGCTAAATTTCTGCAGATACCTTATCATATTTTAGACTTGCAAGAAGATTTTAAAGCCAAGGTGTATATGCCCTTTATCAACACTTACAAAGAGGGCAAAACGCCAAATCCTTGTGCTTTATGCAATCGCTTCATTAAACTTGGCAAACTCTTGGAATTTGCTAAAAATTTGGGCTGCGAAAAGTTAGCAACAGGGCATTATGCTAGGCTTGAAAATGGCTGCATCAAAGTCGCCGTTGATGAAAGTAAGGACCAGAGCTATTTCTTAGCAAATGCCGATAAAGAAGCCTTACAATACCTCATTTTTCCTCTAGGTGAAATGAAAAAAGAAGATGTAAAACAATTCGCCTCCACCATAGAAGTTTTAAAATCCTTCGCTACACAAAAAGAAAGCAGTGAAATTTGTTTTGTCGAAAACACCTATGTTGATGTTTTGGAGCAATTTATGGATACGAAAATTAAAGGAGAAGTGCTAGATAGTAGTGGTAAGGTCGTAGGAGAGCATAATGGCTATATGCACTATACCATAGGTAAAAGAAGAGGTTTTGAGGTAAGGGGTGCTCACGAGCCACATTTTGTTTTAAAAATCAATCCTAAGGAAAATCAAATCGTAGTCGGCACGAAAGAAGAGTTAAAAACTAAAGAATTTAAGCTTGAAAATATCAATCTTTTCATTGATAAAAAGGCATTTAATTGCGAAGTAAAAATTCGCTACCGCTCCAAAAGCGTGCCTTGTGAAGTTTTGGTTGATGAGAATTTAAACGCCCAAATATCCCTCAAAGAGCCAGTTTATGGACTAGCAAGCGGTCAAATGGCAGTTTTTTACGAAGAAGACAAAGTCATAGCAAGTGGCTTTATAAGTTAA